A single genomic interval of Puntigrus tetrazona isolate hp1 chromosome 1, ASM1883169v1, whole genome shotgun sequence harbors:
- the si:dkey-27j5.5 gene encoding GTP-binding protein Rhes — protein MAHITAHRSGKRLVPLGTWAALLSITATTRARVHKQRAASAPQYFSRAHPIDTKQIRLPSMRPVMEQSVKAAAALQPGVLLAYRSATGFGVSALSKAGLGILKLATTQLKQQEQKARVARASSLDKRSPLDQLAALVLHGNARLQPLAGEPHATKPQNCRRIVVLGAPRVGKTSILRRFLRDGFEERYEPTSEDFHRKLYRIRGETYQIDILDASGERSFPAKRRLSILTGDIFLLVFSVDDRGSFEEARALHAEILAAKTALHRSKQKARAPTVVCANKVDLPSERRAVSRTEVLRALGPGCALFETSAKDCVNLEQVFEALARRGGLPLETGPSQHRKVSIRSYQALRAAACDAPCGALFPLARRPSFGTDLRLVLGPKAGRKQSKAPDRCQIQ, from the exons ATGGCCCATATCACCGCGCACCGCTCCGGGAAACGTCTTGTTCCTCTCGGTACATGGGCGGCGCTCCTGTCAATCACAGCCACGACGCGCGCGCGGGTACATAAGCAGCGCGCCGCGAGCGCACCGCAGTACTTCTCCCGAGCGCATCCGATCGATACAAAGCAGATCCGCCTGCCTTCGATGCGCCCCGTCATGGAGCAGAGCGTCAAAGCGGCCGCAGCCCTGCAGCCCGGCGTCCTGCTCGCCTACAGAAGCGCGACCGGGTTCGGCGTCAGCGCGCTCTCCAAAGCCGGACTGGGGATCCTCAAACTGGCCACGACGCAGCTGAAGCAGCAGGAGCAGAAGGCGCGGGTGGCGCGCGCGTCCAGCCTGGACAAAAGGTCCCCTCTGGACCAGCTCGCCGCGCTGGTCTTGCACGGCAACGCGCGCCTCCAGCCGCTGGCGGGCGAGCCGCACGCCACCAAGCCGCAGAACTGCAGGCGCATCGTGGTGCTCGGCGCGCCGCGCGTCGGGAAGACCTCCATCCTGCGCCGCTTCCTGCGCGACGGCTTCGAGGAGCGATACGAGCCCACGAGCGAGGACTTCCATCGAAAACTCTACCGAATCCGCGGAGAGACGTACCAGATAGACATACTGGACGCGTCCGGGGAGAGGAGCTTCCCCGCCAAGAGGAGGCTGTCCATCCTCACCG GAGACATATTCCTGCTGGTCTTCAGCGTCGACGACCGAGGCTCGTTCGAGGAAGCGCGCGCTCTTCACGCCGAGATCCTCGCGGCCAAGACGGCGCTGCACCGATCCAAGCAGAAGGCGCGCGCGCCCACGGTGGTGTGCGCGAACAAGGTGGACCTGCCCTCGGAGCGGCGCGCGGTGTCGCGGACAGAGGTGCTGCGCGCGCTGGGCCCCGGCTGCGCCCTGTTCGAGACCTCCGCCAAAGACTGCGTCAATCTGGAGCAGGTGTTCGAGGCGCTGGCGCGGCGCGGCGGGCTCCCCCTCGAGACCGGGCCCTCGCAGCACCGCAAAGTGTCCATCCGCTCGTACCAGGCGCTGCGGGCGGCGGCGTGCGACGCTCCGTGCGGCGCGCTCTTCCCGCTGGCCCGCAGACCGAGCTTCGGCACGGACCTGCGGCTCGTCCTCGGGCCCAAGGCCGGGAGAAAACAGAGCAAAGCGCCGGACAGGTGTCAGATCCAGTGA